From Drosophila yakuba strain Tai18E2 chromosome 2L, Prin_Dyak_Tai18E2_2.1, whole genome shotgun sequence, one genomic window encodes:
- the LOC6527021 gene encoding HEAT repeat-containing protein 1 homolog, with product MSTALAQQLQKLAAPQSSLTLADARSRASILFDPKEAATKDRQSIYEIGVKGLQELTDFNPAFKEFQLTLFDEATLTLERSVELPEINNMLDAAIAKFLRLLSPYLLLRPAHMAFEWLLRRFQVHEYNRSDVMALILPYHETMIFVQIVKTMRLRSSDGDWYWLRPLQRPGVPLAKTTIINRAAGNPAFLGFICRSTQKAVKELGPLAHQLQAQINFYATVVVGALQTAKPLQDWHITTILESLLRGLVSDNIDFMAAAYVIVAQLVSRTKLKSKVCNALLERVANCPFERLHSESLLLLVCIYGKQQAALPHFKPETVLNLVGKKWLISTLAALAKSNIAIQSICMPLMTGAVAAIREEDASSSACKLFLDNLLSEVPMPKPTAQQLINCFLDTFVETATDAPEPMETNSNDDEDTIVIDSDDEQETEKTSFQTWYTTYLEKLERRYPEAFDLSVKEALRSKSSTSNRQKALKLALGFRLNTTDEKAKNAYEKLYHYSADWRLSAVQQLVQNLSVPKRRERSVKLLQECLPDRINDDSGAVVSTLLSLPTEELTEMLGPLPLAQTLCRLLYRAQSKKEQEWQPVIPLAVRHLTSAAVSGHYDTNLVLLALMPLLFPGEALAEHQHKALLILLDSDFVSKVPFLAELKVSHKFSDFNVGEHRQHFLDVIASSNQELSQERALLQSVEDHGGESYIQEASQLTHLLLLLTAYAKRALQPQESLHMLEKIGLYSRRLQFRVVNNSQKTHNCAPLQLYVDFLLTLVKNTKWTALASTPWNQMTDELRLCLRLLEIICAQVFSEEAGQPERQEWTRALQQSLQLILPEAQDRLDMLSNLYVFERLPELWPRDSDYAVFRLQGFFLLEAVLSNPKSELDCSLVHVLRVANACGSPLQTLRMQAINALQLFSNRKLVSHVEQLVRSLLQRKSELGMDHEQFALILYTILEPEKATAKERLVLSKLKRSVLALASDPEQPPICTAVLLASLKHVNDEHFLSELLPLGLDSLKKITAGEDNQHIKQLPWPHSEIYKSVMEKFEGRVALNVLLRKDMAWQLFEDSFAQYDTYVQLENKLQPLPCVLLNSLTPETFEQMQAKHKMALIKLIVESTTNSDNDSIFLASHRLLKRCRLDCQPLVPSLLEMANTKVQKQKPAKRRSVQAAQLDLTSPSWKQGMTLLELLENKKQLVGAELLIPPLFELLQACLTLEEHSAAEYPKQLILSSLLHCCQTAQSAGVQLVKAMPESSFRIELVVQCLRNTRNPQTQQHALLFLTHCAGMYPQQVLHKIVEIFTFVGSTVARHDDAFSLHIIHNVVESIIPILLLKTGHNELVIPVLKVFADICADVPVHRRLPLYATLFRVLEPKEHLWQFLCIVFESQVLLEQVPQKVSTDKSRLDFARELTLMFEDPTVAIQTSIRLLDYLAQLPTTKGGVSSGASGSTVQVTEQQLFDVRNRTFKQLRHYKYLIMDFLSGISSCNEWEKKMKRPDPTELLPYYQEFILKTLAYVGVLNGALEAASDTPSLEKFWRVLANHAHDVLDNAIGLLAPQHFLSVITELLQHDHVYVRIKVMDLLVTKLSATSDYFNQTAAEHFKVLFAPLEEIINGILEGGSHSAQQAKLQQTALHALQLLALRHGRDFIEECRSLLATLTKITKRRANVPKAVVGNVVLTLVEICASLKAHALAQLPKFAPQLTELLKEQVQQMASLKQGPDYVCSTLVTALHKLFKALPLFLGPYLVDIIGGLARLSVQLDNAQLVQDKRTQMLKQQLANVWTAVAQGVEVRILVPSCAKTFSSLLEQQAYDELGHLMQQLLLQSIRHNPAAQLLPVQDPLSELFLQALNFRLQVRGRGLQRQLVSDVEAAIAETFVTWILKLSETSFRPMYSRVHKWALDSSSRETRLTYFLLTNRIAEALKSLFVLFASEFVEDSSRLLTEHNSIRPEFEVEEKEDDVELLTAILNTLHNVFLYCSEDFINDHRFNALMPPLVNQLENDLVLGNDSLQQSLSNCIAQLAVATNDVMWKQLNSQVLLKTRTPTPEVRILAFNSCVAIARKLGESYAPLLPETVPFIAELLEDEHQRVEKNTRSAVQELETILGEPVQKYL from the exons ACTTTAATCCGGCCTTTAAGGAGTTCCAGCTGACGTTGTTCGATGAGGCCACATTGACGCTGGAGCGATCCGTGGAGCTGCCGGAGATCAACAACATGCTGGACGCGGCAATTGCCAAGTTCTTGCGTCTGCTTTCGCCGTACCTGCTGCTCCGGCCCGCACACATGGCATTCGAATGGTTGCTGCGTCGATTCCAGGTGCACGAGTACAACCGGAGCGACGTTATGGCCCTGATTCTGCCCTATCACGAGACCATGATCTTTGTCCAGATCGTTAAGACCATGAGGCTCCGTTCATCGGACGGCGACTGGTACTGGCTGCGCCCCTTGCAGCGTCCTGGCGTTCCGCTGGCCAAGACTACTATTATCAACAGAGCCGCCGGCAATCCCGCCTTCCTCGGCTTCATCTGCCGCAGTACCCAGAAGGCGGTCAAGGAACTGGGTCCACTTGCCCACCAGCTACAAGCCCAGATCAACTTCTATGCCACCGTCGTCGTTGGCGCCCTGCAAACGGCCAAACCTCTGCAGGATTGGCACATCACGACTATTCTGGAGTCGCTGCTTCGTGGCCTGGTGTCCGATAACATTGACTTTATGGCCGCCGCTTATGTGATCGTTGCGCAGCTTGTGTCCCGCACCAAGCTCAAGAGCAAGGTGTGCAACGCCCTGCTGGAACGCGTGGCCAATTGCCCGTTCGAGAGACTACACAGTGAGTCCCTGCTCCTGCTTGTCTGCATCTATGGCAAGCAGCAGGCCGCTTTGCCGCACTTTAAGCCGGAAACCGTACTCAATCTGGTTGGGAAGAAGTGGCTCATCTCCACTCTGGCCGCTCTGGCTAAAAGCAACATCGCCATCCAGTCTATCTGCATGCCACTTATGACGGGCGCCGTGGCCGCCATTCGGGAGGAGGACGCCTCTTCAAGCGCGTGCAAACTGTTCTTGGACAACCTGTTGTCAGAGGTGCCCATGCCAAAGCCGACTGCTCAGCAGCTGATCAA TTGCTTTTTGGATACTTTTGTAGAGACTGCGACCGATGCACCAGAGCCCATGGAAACCAACTCAAACGATGATGAAGATACCATCGTAATTGATTCGGATGATGAGCAGGAAACGGAAAAGACCAGCTTCCAAACCTGGTATACCACTTACCTCGAGAAGCTGGAGAGACGATATCCAGAAGCTTTTGACCTGAGCGTTAAAGAAGCCTTGAGATCCAAATCATCTACAAGCAATCGCCAAAAGGCCTTAAAGTTGGCTTTGG gTTTCCGTCTCAACACCACAGATGAAAAAGCAAAGAACGCATACGAAAAGCTCTATCACTACAGCGCTGACTGGCGACTTAGCGCTGTCCAGCAACTAGTCCAGAATTTGAGTGTGCCTAAAAGGCGAGAGAGAAGCGTTAAGCTACTGCAGGAATGTTTGCCCGATAGGATAAATGATGATAGTGGTGCTGTGGTGTCAACCTTGCTATCATTGCCCACCGAGGAGCTCACCGAGATGTTGGGTCCGTTGCCTCTGGCTCAGACCCTATGTCGTCTGCTGTATCGCGCTCAGTCCAAAAAGGAGCAGGAATGGCAGCCTGTGATACCACTGGCTGTTCGCCACTTGACCTCTGCCGCTGTGAGCGGCCATTATGACACAAATTTAGTGCTATTAGCGCTGATGCCGCTGCTCTTTCCTGGCGAAGCTTTAGCTGAACACCAGCACAAGGCATTGCTGATTCTACTTGACAGTGATTTTGTCAGCAAAGTCCCGTTTTTGGCAGAACTTAAAGTGAGCCACAAATTCAGTGACTTTAATGTAGGCGAGCACCGTCAGCACTTCCTGGACGTAATAGCGAGCAGCAATCAGGAATTGAGCCAAGAACGAGCGTTGCTCCAAAGCGTAGAAGATCATGGCGGTGAGTCGTACATTCAGGAAGCCTCCCAGCTGACGCACCTTTTACTTCTGCTGACTGCCTACGCTAAGAGGGCACTGCAGCCTCAGGAAAGCCTTCACATGCTGGAGAAAATCGGACTTTATAGTCGGCGCCTCCAATTTCGTGTGGTCAACAATAGTCAGAAGACCCACAACTGTGCCCCCCTCCAATTGTATGTGGATTTCCTATTGACTTTGGTGAAGAACACCAAATGGACAGCTTTAGCTTCGACACCTTGGAATCAGATGACCGATGAGCTTCGCCTCTGTCTGCGTCTGCTGGAGATTATATGCGCCCAAGTGTTCTCGGAAGAGGCTGGTCAGCCTGAGCGTCAGGAGTGGACGAGAGCTCTGCAACAAAGTTTGCAACTAATCCTGCCTGAAGCTCAAGATAGATTGGATATGCTATCAAACCTCTACGTGTTCGAGCGACTGCCAGAATTGTGGCCTCGGGACTCTGACTATGCCGTGTTCCGTTTGCAAGGCTTCTTTCTTCTGGAAGCGGTTCTGTCCAACCCGAAATCCGAACTAGACTGCAGCCTGGTTCATGTGCTGCGGGTGGCCAACGCCTGTGGATCCCCCTTGCAAACACTGCGAATGCAGGCCATTAACGCCCTGCAGCTATTCAGTAATCGCAAACTAGTGTCCCATGTGGAGCAATTGGTGCGTTCGCTGTTGCAGCGGAAGAGCGAGTTGGGCATGGATCACGAACAGTTTGCCCTGATTCTATACACCATTCTGGAACCAGAGAAGGCCACGGCCAAGGAAAGACTCGTGCTGTCAAAACTGAAAAGATCTGTCTTGGCTTTGGCCTCCGATCCGGAGCAGCCTCCCATTTGTACCGCGGTCTTGCTTGCGAGCCTGAAGCACGTCAACGATGAGCATTTCTTATCCGAATTGCTGCCGCTGGGACTGGACTCCCTGAAGAAGATAACTGCGGGGGAAGACAACCAGCATATAAAACAGCTGCCATGGCCACATAGCGAAATCTACAAGTCGGTAATGGAGAAATTTGAAGGGCGTGTTGCGCTCAATGTGTTGCTCCGAAAGGATATGGCTTGGCAATTGTTTGAGGACAGCTTCGCCCAGTACGACACCTATGTTCAGCTTGAAAATAAGCTACAGCCCCTTCCCTGCGTCCTGCTGAACAGCCTCACTCCGGAGACCTTTGAGCAAATGCAGGCCAAGCACAAGATGGCTCTGATCAAGCTGATAGTGGAGTCAACTACCAATTCGGACAACGACAGCATATTCTTGGCTAGCCATCGTTTGCTGAAGCGCTGCCGCTTGGATTGCCAGCCACTAGTCCCCAGCCTTTTGGAGATGGCTAACACCAAGGTGCAGAAGCAAAAACCCGCCAAACGGCGATCAGTCCAGGCCGCCCAACTGGATCTTACCAGCCCGTCCTGGAAGCAAGGAATGACTCTTCTCGAGCTTTTGGAAAACAAGAAACAGCTGGTTGGAGCCGAGCTGCTGATCCCGCCGCTCTTCGAACTCCTTCAAGCCTGTCTGACGCTGGAAGAGCACAGTGCCGCCGAGTATCCCAAGCAGCTGATTCTCTCGAGCTTGCTGCACTGCTGCCAGACGGCACAGTCGGCTGGCGTGCAGCTCGTTAAGGCTATGCCTGAATCAAGCTTCCGCATCGAGCTGGTGGTGCAATGCTTGAGGAATACCCGCAATCCGCAGACCCAACAGCATGCGCTACTGTTCCTTACTCACTGTGCTGGCATGTATCCGCAACAAGTTCTACACAAGATCGTCGAAATCTTTACGTTCGTTGGCTCCACGGTGGCGCGACACGACGATGCCTTCAGCCTGCATATAATTCACAATGTGGTGGAGTCCATAATACCTATCCTGCTTCTGAAGACTGGACATAATGAGCTGGTTATACCCGTGCTTAAGGTGTTTGCTGATATTTGCGCAGATGTACCCGTCCATCGTAGATTGCCACTTTATGCTACCCTGTTCCGAGTACTGGAGCCCAAGGAGCACCTCTGGCAGTTCTTGTGCATTGTGTTCGAGTCACAAGTTCTGCTGGAGCAGGTTCCACAAAAAGTGTCCACAGACAAGTCGCGACTGGACTTTGCCCGTGAACTGACGTTGATGTTTGAAGATCCGACGGTCGCAATACAGACGAGCATTCGTCTATTGGATTACTTGGCCCAGTTGCCGACAACCAAAGGCGGCGTTTCTTCGGGTGCGTCAGGCTCCACTGTGCAAGTCACGGAACAACAGCTCTTCGATGTTCGGAACCGGACGTTCAAGCAACTGCGGCACTACAAGTACCTCATCATGGACTTCCTCTCTGGAATAAGCAGCTGCAATGAATGGGAGAAGAAGATGAAGCGACCCGATCCCACCGAGCTACTTCCGTATTATCAGGAATTCATCCTAAAGACACTCGCGTACGTGGGCGTTCTTAATGGAGCATTGGAAGCAGCCTCCGATACGCCTTCTCTGGAGAAGTTCTGGCGTGTGCTAGCCAACCATGCACACGATGTCTTGGATAACGCCATCGGACTTCTGGCACCCCAACATTTCCTTAGTGTGATAACCGAACTACTGCAGCATGATCATGTGTATGTGCGCATTAAGGTGATGGACTTGTTGGTCACCAAGCTGAGTGCGACGAGCGATTACTTCAATCAAACTGCCGCTGAACACTTTAAGGTGCTTTTCGCGCCATTAGAAGAGATTATCAACGGAATCCTGGAGGGCGGTTCCCACAGTGCTCAGCAGGCGAAGCTTCAGCAGACTGCGTTGCACGCTCTCCAGTTGTTGGCCCTCCGTCACGGACGCGACTTTATCGAAGAGTGCCGCTCCCTTCTGGCCACCTTGACCAAGATCACCAAACGACGTGCGAACGTGCCCAAGGCGGTAGTGGGCAATGTGGTGCTGACCCTCGTCGAAATCTGTGCAAGTCTTAAGGCACACGCCTTAGCCCAATTGCCCAAGTTCGCTCCCCAACTGACGGAGTTGCTGAAGGAACAGGTTCAACAAATGGCCTCGCTCAAACAGGGACCAGACTACGTCTGTTCCACCCTTGTCACAG CACTCCACAAGCTCTTCAAGGCGCTGCCGCTTTTCTTGGGACCCTACTTGGTGGACATCATCGGTGGCTTGGCGCGCCTTTCAGTGCAACTAGATAATGCACAGCTGGTGCAGGACAAACGCACACAGATGCTAAAACAGCAACTTGCGAACGTTTGGACTGCAGTAGCCCAGGGCGTGGAGGTGCGCATTCTTGTACCCAGTTGCGCCAAGACGTTCTCCAGCCTGTTGGAGCAGCAAGCGTACGACGAGCTGGGACATCTGATGCAGCAGCTACTGCTGCAGAGCATCCGACACAATCCAGCAGCCCAATTGCTACCGGTTCAGGATCCCTTAAGCGAGCTTTTCCTGCAAGCGCTCAACTTCCGGCTGCAAGTGCGCGGACGAGGATTGCAGAGACAATTGGTTTCAGATGTAGAGGCGGCCATTGCCGAGACCTTTGTGACGTGGATCCTTAAGTTGTCCGAGACCAGCTTCCGTCCCATGTACTCTCGCGTACACAAGTGGGCGCTGGATAGCAGCTCTAGGGAAACGCGTCTCACATACTTCCTGCTGACCAACCGGATTGCCGAAGCTCTAAAATCCTTGTTTGTGCTGTTTGCCAGCGAGTTTGTCGAAGACTCCTCGCGGCTGCTGACGGAGCACAACTCCATTCGACCCGAGTTTGAAGTCGAAGAAAAGGAAGATGATGTGGAGCTTTTAACGGCCATACTGAACACTCTGCATAATGTGTTCTTGTACTGCAGCGAAGACTTTATCAATGACCATCGCTTCAACGCCCTGATGCCACCCCTGGTGAACCAATTAGAAAACGATCTGGTACTTGGAAATGATTCGCTTCAACAAAGTCTAAGTAACTGCATTGCCCAGTTGGCAGTGGCCACCAACGATGTGATGTGGAAGCAGCTCAACAGCCAAGTGCTCCTGAAGACGCGCACCCCCACTCCCGAAGTGCGGATCCTGGCCTTCAACAGCTGCGTCGCTATCGCCCGCAAGCTGGGTGAAAGCTATGCTCCCCTGCTGCCGGAGACGGTTCCATTCATCGCGGAGCTGCTGGAGGACGAGCACCAGCGCGTGGAAAAGAACACGCGCAGTGCAGTCCAAGAGCTGGAAACTATTTTGGGCGAACCGGTGCAAAAGTATCTATAA
- the LOC6527020 gene encoding sodium/hydrogen exchanger 9B2 isoform X1 encodes MFISHKKMTATGDPEAREDPSVGGAPATITTPTTIIAPSPIPVPSDVPMPNANGSGNGAGNHRSTIVIESQPKRRVSIISDPPMIGGNGGLGTGYDNPAYEQNPRRKISQTSTHSHTDIGPARRKSILKDTVPHDNESDRVSTHSYDNYRQNALDVLNAKYNGHQMGNTGGSSSNGGANYVEESWMYTFCLKCRGEEPSASWEPPFWQKIFPYPLCPTFRTVSRLISIILIGVLIWVTAFVIIGDSAAPGGQLFGLVVLTVAANFGGYLISLTTLPRLIGMLMVGILFQNVGWANIDGDFSKVTAHLRKFALTIILTRAGLEMEPEAFKKVYKTILKLGIIPWCVEAVVMAVMSHFLLDLPWIWAFLLGSIIAAVSPAVVVPCLFRLRTKGYGVAKGIPTLVVAVAGVDDALSVAIFGIISTVMFSDKGLAYQIAQAPVCILGGLGFGVVWGSLARIFPEKGDAYVVPLRTLLLFTGGLMAIYGSEELGFEGAGPLAVVFSAFVSNLFWCKDGWDVEDNPVSTAFEIFWMIFEPILFGLTGATIKIRELDSHTVSVGAACIFTGAILRIFTTAGIAFGDRLNTKEKFFVGLSWMAKATVQAALGPVALKHLGDDATDEERNWANIVQTISVFSIVLTAPLGAILISVTGTKLLTKTKQPQDLSGWRRSHRPSIRDISIIDEEEEREDPEIPEDKETHDNTLNNAHIPTISYTYNT; translated from the exons ATGTTTATT AGCCATAAGAAGATGACGGCCACGGGAGACCCAGAAGCCCGCGAGGATCCCTCCGTCGGCGGAGCACCAGCGACCATAACCACACCGACGACCATCATCGCTCCGTCTCCCATCCCAGTGCCCAGTGACGTGCCCATGCCCAATGCgaatggcagtggcaatggGGCTGGCAACCATAGGAGCACCATTGTCATCGAGAGCCAACCCAAGCGACGAGTGAGCATTATATCCGATCCGCCAATGATTGGCGGGAATGGGGGTCTCGGCACTGGATACGATAATCCCGCCTATGAGCAAAATCCGAGGCGTAAAATTTCACAG ACCTCCACACATTCGCACACGGACATTGGACCGGCGCGAAGGAAGAGCATCCTGAAGGATACAGTTCCCCATGACAACGAAAGTGATCGGGTCTCGACTCACAGCTATG ATAACTATCGACAGAATGCGCTGGACGTGCTCAATGCGAAGTACAATGGCCACCAGATGGGTAACACCGGTGGCAGTAGCAGCAATGGCGGTGCCAACTACGTCGAGGAGTCCTGGATGTACACATTCTGCCTCAAGTGCCGCGGCGAGGAGCCATCCGCGTCCTGGGAGCCGCCCTTCTGGCAGAAGATATTCCCCTATCCGCTGTGCCCCACGTTTAGGACGGTATCGCGTTTAATTTCCATTATCCTGATTG GTGTCCTTATCTGGGTCACCGCCTTCGTGATCATCGGCGACTCGGCTGCCCCTGGAGGGCAGCTCTTTGGCCTGGTCGTTCTCACTGTGGCCGCCAATTTCGGTGGCTACCTCATATCGCTGACTACCTTGCCACGTCTCATTGGCATGCTCATGGTGGGCATACTCTTCCAG AATGTAGGCTGGGCCAACATTGATGGCGACTTCTCCAAGGTGACGGCCCACCTGCGCAAATTCGCGCTTACCATAATCCTGACTCGAGCTGGACTCGAAATGGAGCCGGAGGCCTTCAAGAAGGTGTACAAGACGATCCTGAAGCTGGGCATCATTCCGTGGTGCGTGGAGGCCGTGGTGATGGCCGTGATGTCGCACTTCCTGCTGGATCTGCCCTGGATCTGGGCCTTCCTGCTGGGTTCCATCATTGCCGCAGTGTCACCGGCCGTGGTGGTGCCCTGCCTGTTCCGGCTGCGTACCAAGGGCTATGGCGTGGCCAAGGGTATTCCCACACTGGTGGTGGCCGTGGCTGGCGTGGACGATGCTCTGTCGGTGGCCATTTTCGGCATCATCAGCACGGTGATGTTCTCCGACAAGGGTCTGGCCTACCAGATCGCCCAGGCGCCGGTTTGCATCTTGGGCGGCCTGGGCTTTGGCGTCGTCTGGGGTTCGCTGGCCCGCATCTTTCCGGAGAAGGGGGACGCGTATGTGGTGCCACTGCGGACGCTGCTGCTCTTCACCGGCGGACTGATGGCCATTTATGGCAGCGAGGAGCTGGGCTTCGAGGGAGCCGGACCCCTGGCTGTGGTCTTCTCGGCCTTCGTTTCGAACCTGTTTTGGTGCAAGGACGGCTGGGATGTGGAGGACAACCCGGTGTCCACCGCCTTCGAGATTTTCTGGATGATCTTCGAGCCAATTCTGTTCGGGCTGACCGGTGCCACCATAAAGATACGCGAGCTGGACTCACACACGGTGTCCGTCGGAGCGGCATGCATTTTCACGGGCGCCATTTTGCGCATTTTCACCACGGCGGGTATTGCGTTCGGCGATCGCCTAAACACCAAGGAGAAGTTCTTTGTGGGATTGTCGTGGATGGCCAAGGCAACGGTGCAGGCGGCCCTCGGACCGGTGGCCCTAAAGCATCTCGGGGACGACGCCACCGATGAGGAACGCAACTGGGCGAACATTGTGCAGACGATCTCCGTGTTCAGCATCGTTCTCACCGCTCCGCTGGGAGCGATCCTGATCTCGGTGACGGGCACCAAGCTGCTAACCAAGACCAAGCAGCCGCAGGACCTCAGTGGCTGGCGACGCAGCCATCGGCCATCCATCCGCGACATCAGCATCatcgacgaggaggaggagcgcgAGGATCCGGAGATACCCGAGGACAAGGAGACACACGACAACACGCTCAACAACGCCCACATCCCCACCATTTCCTACACATACAACACATAG
- the LOC6527020 gene encoding sodium/hydrogen exchanger 9B2 isoform X2, protein MTATGDPEAREDPSVGGAPATITTPTTIIAPSPIPVPSDVPMPNANGSGNGAGNHRSTIVIESQPKRRVSIISDPPMIGGNGGLGTGYDNPAYEQNPRRKISQTSTHSHTDIGPARRKSILKDTVPHDNESDRVSTHSYDNYRQNALDVLNAKYNGHQMGNTGGSSSNGGANYVEESWMYTFCLKCRGEEPSASWEPPFWQKIFPYPLCPTFRTVSRLISIILIGVLIWVTAFVIIGDSAAPGGQLFGLVVLTVAANFGGYLISLTTLPRLIGMLMVGILFQNVGWANIDGDFSKVTAHLRKFALTIILTRAGLEMEPEAFKKVYKTILKLGIIPWCVEAVVMAVMSHFLLDLPWIWAFLLGSIIAAVSPAVVVPCLFRLRTKGYGVAKGIPTLVVAVAGVDDALSVAIFGIISTVMFSDKGLAYQIAQAPVCILGGLGFGVVWGSLARIFPEKGDAYVVPLRTLLLFTGGLMAIYGSEELGFEGAGPLAVVFSAFVSNLFWCKDGWDVEDNPVSTAFEIFWMIFEPILFGLTGATIKIRELDSHTVSVGAACIFTGAILRIFTTAGIAFGDRLNTKEKFFVGLSWMAKATVQAALGPVALKHLGDDATDEERNWANIVQTISVFSIVLTAPLGAILISVTGTKLLTKTKQPQDLSGWRRSHRPSIRDISIIDEEEEREDPEIPEDKETHDNTLNNAHIPTISYTYNT, encoded by the exons ATGACGGCCACGGGAGACCCAGAAGCCCGCGAGGATCCCTCCGTCGGCGGAGCACCAGCGACCATAACCACACCGACGACCATCATCGCTCCGTCTCCCATCCCAGTGCCCAGTGACGTGCCCATGCCCAATGCgaatggcagtggcaatggGGCTGGCAACCATAGGAGCACCATTGTCATCGAGAGCCAACCCAAGCGACGAGTGAGCATTATATCCGATCCGCCAATGATTGGCGGGAATGGGGGTCTCGGCACTGGATACGATAATCCCGCCTATGAGCAAAATCCGAGGCGTAAAATTTCACAG ACCTCCACACATTCGCACACGGACATTGGACCGGCGCGAAGGAAGAGCATCCTGAAGGATACAGTTCCCCATGACAACGAAAGTGATCGGGTCTCGACTCACAGCTATG ATAACTATCGACAGAATGCGCTGGACGTGCTCAATGCGAAGTACAATGGCCACCAGATGGGTAACACCGGTGGCAGTAGCAGCAATGGCGGTGCCAACTACGTCGAGGAGTCCTGGATGTACACATTCTGCCTCAAGTGCCGCGGCGAGGAGCCATCCGCGTCCTGGGAGCCGCCCTTCTGGCAGAAGATATTCCCCTATCCGCTGTGCCCCACGTTTAGGACGGTATCGCGTTTAATTTCCATTATCCTGATTG GTGTCCTTATCTGGGTCACCGCCTTCGTGATCATCGGCGACTCGGCTGCCCCTGGAGGGCAGCTCTTTGGCCTGGTCGTTCTCACTGTGGCCGCCAATTTCGGTGGCTACCTCATATCGCTGACTACCTTGCCACGTCTCATTGGCATGCTCATGGTGGGCATACTCTTCCAG AATGTAGGCTGGGCCAACATTGATGGCGACTTCTCCAAGGTGACGGCCCACCTGCGCAAATTCGCGCTTACCATAATCCTGACTCGAGCTGGACTCGAAATGGAGCCGGAGGCCTTCAAGAAGGTGTACAAGACGATCCTGAAGCTGGGCATCATTCCGTGGTGCGTGGAGGCCGTGGTGATGGCCGTGATGTCGCACTTCCTGCTGGATCTGCCCTGGATCTGGGCCTTCCTGCTGGGTTCCATCATTGCCGCAGTGTCACCGGCCGTGGTGGTGCCCTGCCTGTTCCGGCTGCGTACCAAGGGCTATGGCGTGGCCAAGGGTATTCCCACACTGGTGGTGGCCGTGGCTGGCGTGGACGATGCTCTGTCGGTGGCCATTTTCGGCATCATCAGCACGGTGATGTTCTCCGACAAGGGTCTGGCCTACCAGATCGCCCAGGCGCCGGTTTGCATCTTGGGCGGCCTGGGCTTTGGCGTCGTCTGGGGTTCGCTGGCCCGCATCTTTCCGGAGAAGGGGGACGCGTATGTGGTGCCACTGCGGACGCTGCTGCTCTTCACCGGCGGACTGATGGCCATTTATGGCAGCGAGGAGCTGGGCTTCGAGGGAGCCGGACCCCTGGCTGTGGTCTTCTCGGCCTTCGTTTCGAACCTGTTTTGGTGCAAGGACGGCTGGGATGTGGAGGACAACCCGGTGTCCACCGCCTTCGAGATTTTCTGGATGATCTTCGAGCCAATTCTGTTCGGGCTGACCGGTGCCACCATAAAGATACGCGAGCTGGACTCACACACGGTGTCCGTCGGAGCGGCATGCATTTTCACGGGCGCCATTTTGCGCATTTTCACCACGGCGGGTATTGCGTTCGGCGATCGCCTAAACACCAAGGAGAAGTTCTTTGTGGGATTGTCGTGGATGGCCAAGGCAACGGTGCAGGCGGCCCTCGGACCGGTGGCCCTAAAGCATCTCGGGGACGACGCCACCGATGAGGAACGCAACTGGGCGAACATTGTGCAGACGATCTCCGTGTTCAGCATCGTTCTCACCGCTCCGCTGGGAGCGATCCTGATCTCGGTGACGGGCACCAAGCTGCTAACCAAGACCAAGCAGCCGCAGGACCTCAGTGGCTGGCGACGCAGCCATCGGCCATCCATCCGCGACATCAGCATCatcgacgaggaggaggagcgcgAGGATCCGGAGATACCCGAGGACAAGGAGACACACGACAACACGCTCAACAACGCCCACATCCCCACCATTTCCTACACATACAACACATAG